One stretch of Pigmentiphaga aceris DNA includes these proteins:
- a CDS encoding lipopolysaccharide biosynthesis protein encodes MNTASRSSAYAPLMRIFGSSVADQAMLSGANLLIGLILIRYASETQYGYYVLAFNAMMLATTLQGTFINTPLVAMLPTMSDSTRSQWLGSLLHDQRRWAAGAALVSMVVTGIALVTGALPTEAGPICAAAIVLILAALYREYYRGILIMLRRPHPVLAADAVYVVGLIAGGLLATQSPWAATVALLSAAVSAVVGGTLLRRVLGDAVDHRAAPGRLRDIARTGIWAAAGGVIYWLFNQGYSFLTVMTLDVTAVAAVAAARLLLMPVNLLVTGVQKQLMPMAAGWLHEHGARKTLQRLSIFSLALGLGAAVYVAIAWLLRDWIFIDLMHKDFAQRDTLLALWSCIFLIMALREPAMLVSVMRQRFRILAATAGVCSVFALAVSYFCMQAYGAPGAPLGILAGEIAYFIVAIVLALVEVRRDARHDASQSPPSAAPRSASLSGNDSP; translated from the coding sequence ATGCTGTCCGGCGCGAATCTGCTGATCGGGCTGATCCTGATCCGCTATGCCAGCGAAACGCAGTACGGCTATTACGTGCTGGCCTTCAACGCCATGATGCTGGCCACCACCTTGCAAGGCACGTTCATCAACACACCGCTGGTCGCCATGCTGCCGACCATGAGCGACAGCACGCGCAGCCAATGGCTGGGTAGCCTGTTGCACGACCAGCGTCGCTGGGCAGCAGGTGCCGCGCTGGTGTCGATGGTGGTCACGGGCATTGCACTGGTGACAGGCGCACTGCCTACTGAGGCCGGGCCGATCTGCGCCGCCGCCATCGTGCTGATCCTGGCCGCGCTGTACCGCGAGTATTACCGGGGCATTCTGATCATGCTCAGGCGTCCACACCCGGTGCTGGCCGCCGATGCCGTCTATGTGGTGGGCCTGATCGCAGGCGGTTTGCTGGCCACCCAATCCCCATGGGCGGCCACCGTTGCCTTGCTGTCAGCGGCCGTATCTGCCGTGGTCGGCGGCACCTTGCTGCGCCGGGTGTTGGGCGATGCCGTCGATCACCGCGCCGCCCCCGGCCGCCTGCGCGACATTGCGCGCACCGGCATCTGGGCGGCGGCCGGTGGCGTGATCTATTGGCTGTTCAACCAGGGCTACAGCTTCCTGACGGTGATGACGCTGGATGTCACCGCAGTGGCCGCCGTGGCCGCCGCGCGCCTGCTGCTGATGCCAGTCAACTTGCTGGTGACCGGTGTGCAAAAACAGTTGATGCCAATGGCTGCCGGCTGGCTGCATGAACATGGTGCCCGCAAAACACTGCAACGCCTGAGCATCTTCTCGCTTGCCCTGGGCCTGGGCGCGGCGGTCTACGTCGCCATTGCCTGGTTGCTGCGCGACTGGATCTTCATCGACCTGATGCACAAAGACTTCGCGCAGCGTGACACCTTGCTGGCATTGTGGTCGTGCATCTTCCTGATCATGGCCCTGCGTGAACCAGCCATGCTGGTCAGTGTGATGCGTCAGCGTTTTCGCATTCTTGCTGCCACAGCGGGCGTGTGTTCCGTCTTTGCGCTCGCGGTCAGCTACTTCTGCATGCAAGCCTACGGTGCGCCCGGCGCACCGCTTGGCATTCTGGCCGGCGAGATCGCCTACTTCATTGTTGCCATCGTGCTGGCCTTGGTCGAGGTTCGCCGCGACGCCCGACATGATGCCTCGCAGTCCCCACCCTCCGCCGCGCCCCGCTCGGCATCCTTGTCCGGAAACGACTCCCCGTGA
- a CDS encoding acyltransferase family protein translates to MTLLSVQYLRAVAAMMVVVFHLVPQLRRMGYDGYWPDWLAGGVDIFFIISGFIMWVTTVDRPMTPWTFFQRRLVRIAPLYWLLTTVVVIVMLVAPKLLQTTSFGLTHVLASYAFLPAISPATGWVNPVVNPGWTLNYEMFFYLVFGLGLLLQPSARFITVSLVLGGLVSLQLLPLPEHFVVDFYTSGLLLEFIFGMALARLYLAGRLLPTRSAAWISMGVGAIAFGTMLAVVPEWPRVIIFGMPALAIVTGALSLELHGGVRHHAFTHLLGDASYSIYLTHFMTLSAFGQAWRRLGLGEMTGGFWLFCIVATVVSTVIGLLAYRWVEQPLVRYFNRRRKPAAPVSVPSTAR, encoded by the coding sequence GTGACCCTGCTGTCCGTTCAATATCTGCGTGCCGTTGCCGCCATGATGGTGGTGGTGTTCCACCTCGTCCCCCAATTGCGCCGCATGGGCTACGACGGATACTGGCCAGACTGGCTCGCGGGCGGTGTGGATATCTTTTTCATCATCAGCGGCTTCATCATGTGGGTGACCACGGTTGATCGTCCGATGACACCGTGGACCTTCTTCCAGCGCCGCCTGGTGCGCATTGCGCCGCTGTACTGGCTGCTGACCACCGTCGTGGTGATCGTGATGCTGGTGGCTCCCAAACTATTGCAGACCACCAGCTTCGGCCTGACCCACGTATTGGCGTCCTACGCGTTCCTGCCTGCCATCAGCCCCGCCACCGGCTGGGTCAATCCGGTGGTCAATCCGGGCTGGACACTGAACTACGAGATGTTCTTCTACCTGGTGTTCGGGCTGGGCTTGCTGCTGCAACCGAGTGCGCGCTTCATTACCGTAAGCCTGGTATTGGGTGGTCTGGTCAGCCTGCAACTGCTGCCCCTGCCCGAGCACTTCGTGGTCGATTTCTATACGTCTGGCCTGTTGCTTGAATTCATCTTCGGCATGGCCTTGGCCCGCTTGTATCTGGCCGGACGCCTGCTACCCACGCGCAGCGCCGCGTGGATCAGCATGGGGGTAGGAGCAATCGCTTTCGGCACCATGCTGGCGGTGGTGCCCGAATGGCCGCGCGTCATCATCTTCGGCATGCCCGCGCTGGCCATCGTGACCGGGGCACTGTCGCTGGAACTGCACGGCGGGGTGCGCCACCATGCATTCACTCACTTGCTGGGCGACGCGTCGTACTCGATCTACCTGACCCATTTCATGACCCTGTCCGCCTTCGGTCAGGCATGGCGCAGGCTGGGGCTGGGCGAGATGACGGGCGGCTTCTGGCTGTTCTGCATTGTGGCGACCGTGGTGTCCACCGTGATCGGCCTGCTGGCCTATCGCTGGGTCGAGCAACCCCTGGTGCGGTACTTCAACCGACGCCGCAAGCCAGCAGCGCCGGTGTCTGTGCCTTCCACGGCACGCTGA
- a CDS encoding capsular biosynthesis protein, protein MSEAVLAAIRNARNGPPKYPHRVAAQISMYPMDFRHVEHLLAHQIRVWGPMVDRIVVTVDTHRSKAGRYRGTHFDDYLNRLRELVADIATHCPTLDMHEVDYSNKARREVAQAFFGEDDIPVKAWDGGPFYAYFYGMYHARSRYIVHFDSDMLFGGGSTRWVEEAIGVMDADPSLLFTSPLPGPPRADGVLLGHGSDVPKQVEIEGVHGYRFRHVSTRIFMFDMQRMHESIGHLPLLAPALPSRMKAVLLGNPPRAREAEVIMGETLQANGMSRLDFLGSEGGLWSLHPPYRNAAFYEQLPSLIDSVERGQIPDAQRGDYDMNDSMIDWSAQRAANRRHHRYLRLLRDRLGLAR, encoded by the coding sequence ATGAGTGAAGCCGTCCTGGCCGCCATTCGCAATGCACGCAACGGCCCGCCGAAGTACCCCCATCGGGTGGCGGCGCAGATCAGCATGTATCCGATGGATTTCCGGCATGTCGAACACCTGCTCGCGCACCAGATTCGTGTCTGGGGGCCGATGGTCGATCGCATCGTGGTCACGGTGGATACGCATCGCAGCAAAGCGGGGCGTTATCGCGGCACGCATTTCGATGATTACCTGAACCGCCTGCGCGAACTGGTGGCTGACATCGCCACGCACTGTCCGACGCTGGACATGCACGAGGTCGATTACAGCAACAAGGCCAGACGCGAGGTGGCGCAGGCGTTCTTCGGCGAAGATGACATCCCCGTCAAGGCCTGGGACGGCGGCCCGTTCTATGCCTATTTCTATGGCATGTATCACGCCCGTTCCCGCTACATCGTGCACTTCGACAGCGACATGCTGTTTGGCGGTGGCAGTACCCGTTGGGTAGAAGAAGCCATTGGTGTGATGGACGCCGATCCTTCATTGCTGTTCACCAGCCCCTTGCCCGGTCCGCCGCGTGCCGATGGCGTGCTGCTGGGTCATGGCAGTGACGTGCCCAAGCAGGTCGAGATCGAAGGCGTGCATGGCTACCGGTTCAGGCATGTCAGCACCCGTATTTTCATGTTCGACATGCAGCGCATGCATGAATCGATCGGCCACTTGCCGCTACTTGCCCCTGCGCTGCCAAGCCGCATGAAAGCCGTGTTGCTGGGCAATCCGCCGCGTGCACGCGAGGCCGAAGTCATCATGGGTGAGACCTTGCAGGCAAACGGCATGTCGCGGCTGGATTTCCTGGGCAGCGAGGGCGGGCTGTGGTCGCTGCATCCGCCTTACCGCAATGCTGCGTTCTACGAGCAGTTGCCGTCCTTGATCGACTCAGTGGAACGTGGCCAGATTCCGGACGCGCAACGCGGGGACTACGACATGAACGACAGCATGATCGACTGGTCGGCGCAACGCGCCGCCAATCGTCGTCATCATCGTTACCTGCGGTTGTTGCGCGATCGCTTGGGGCTGGCGCGCTAA
- a CDS encoding NAD-dependent epimerase/dehydratase family protein produces MKTKVLVLGANGYVGQAVIRALKASTWAEPVAGVRGTLRLGDVASVKLDATDASALRTALADVGAVVNCVAGSPAVMVAGAEALKKALAPLGASAPRLVHFSSMAVYGGAIGVIEESTPAATGLAGYAGAKAQTETILAGLPNVVMLRPGCIYGPGSPQWSERIALLLADRRIGDLGAAGDGCSNLVYIDDVVEAVLQAVQRADVAGGVFNLAMAQAPSWNDYFIAFARRLGKVPVARIGGRRLKIETKMLGPALKIMEIGAGRLRFDTRRLPPPIPPSLLRLWGQDIRLSSIQAQQRLGLDWTPLETGIGRTADAWRTSPR; encoded by the coding sequence ATGAAGACCAAGGTGTTGGTGCTGGGTGCCAACGGTTATGTCGGCCAGGCGGTCATCCGCGCGCTGAAAGCCTCGACCTGGGCCGAGCCGGTTGCAGGCGTGCGAGGCACGTTGCGCCTGGGCGATGTTGCATCAGTGAAACTCGATGCCACCGATGCGTCGGCATTGCGCACTGCCTTGGCCGACGTCGGCGCGGTCGTCAATTGCGTGGCGGGCTCGCCCGCCGTGATGGTGGCCGGTGCCGAGGCGCTGAAGAAGGCCTTGGCACCCCTGGGCGCGTCTGCCCCGCGTCTGGTGCACTTCAGCTCGATGGCGGTGTACGGCGGCGCAATCGGTGTGATCGAAGAAAGCACGCCGGCTGCTACAGGCCTGGCAGGTTATGCAGGTGCCAAGGCGCAGACCGAAACCATTCTTGCCGGCTTGCCCAATGTGGTGATGCTGCGCCCGGGTTGTATCTACGGCCCTGGCAGCCCGCAATGGAGCGAGCGTATTGCGCTGCTGCTGGCTGATCGCCGCATTGGCGATCTGGGGGCGGCAGGCGACGGTTGCAGCAACCTGGTCTACATCGACGATGTGGTGGAAGCCGTGTTGCAAGCTGTGCAGCGCGCGGATGTCGCGGGCGGTGTATTCAACCTGGCGATGGCGCAGGCACCGTCCTGGAACGATTACTTCATTGCATTCGCACGGCGGCTTGGCAAGGTACCGGTGGCACGGATTGGCGGGCGTCGTCTGAAGATCGAAACCAAGATGCTTGGACCGGCCTTGAAGATCATGGAAATTGGCGCAGGCCGTCTGCGCTTCGATACCCGCCGCTTGCCACCGCCGATTCCGCCGTCCTTGCTGCGTCTGTGGGGGCAGGATATTCGCCTGTCATCGATCCAGGCGCAGCAGCGTCTGGGCCTTGACTGGACGCCCTTGGAAACCGGCATCGGCCGCACCGCCGACGCCTGGCGTACGTCACCGCGATGA
- a CDS encoding FAD-dependent oxidoreductase — translation MILDANTVPTGSTLQADVCIVGAGAAGISLALVLQEAGIDVLLLESGGDQADARNQALYAGSVADARMHSPLDKYRERRFGGSTTIWGGRCMPFDALDFEPRAQIAHSGWPIGLDALQPYYEAANKLCEAGDFAYTAEEAFSTPRRPLIAGFDDQDFSTNTLERFSCPTDFGARYRQRLINGSCRVVQQANAGAIELDASKRQVDHVQVRTLGGTAFTVRARRFVLAAGGLETARLLLASPGASGAGVGNAHDVVGRYYMCHLAGTIGTLSFADRQGVYHGYEVSDEGIYCRRRLALRPQAQDRLGIGNFVARLHHPRITDPAHHTGILSLLYLAKAVIPYEYGKRLHGEEKLGGGQWLAHLRNVLIDAPATAVFLTHWLRYRTLAARKFPSVIVYPRRPRYSLDFHAEQEPNPDSRVSLSDTRDELGMRQLHVDWRYTPRDVHTVQASLAALAQALKKSGVGSFDYEPAEVEHEMTRYGAYGGHHIGTARMGTDPANSVVDANCRLHELDNLYVSGAAAFPTSSQANPTLTIVAMALRLGDHLKRFS, via the coding sequence ATGATCCTTGACGCCAACACCGTCCCGACAGGTTCCACGCTGCAAGCCGATGTGTGCATCGTGGGCGCAGGCGCTGCCGGTATTTCGCTTGCCCTGGTCTTGCAGGAAGCGGGTATCGACGTGCTGTTGCTGGAAAGCGGTGGCGACCAGGCCGATGCGCGCAACCAGGCCTTGTATGCCGGCAGCGTGGCTGACGCGCGCATGCACAGCCCCTTGGACAAATATCGCGAGCGCCGGTTTGGTGGGTCAACCACCATCTGGGGTGGCCGCTGCATGCCCTTTGATGCGCTGGATTTCGAACCTCGTGCGCAGATCGCGCACAGCGGCTGGCCAATCGGTCTGGATGCGCTGCAGCCGTATTACGAAGCAGCCAACAAACTGTGCGAAGCCGGTGACTTTGCCTACACCGCCGAAGAGGCGTTTTCTACACCGCGCCGACCGCTGATCGCAGGTTTCGACGACCAGGACTTTTCCACCAATACGCTGGAACGTTTCAGCTGCCCGACCGACTTCGGTGCGCGTTATCGCCAGCGGCTGATCAACGGTTCGTGTCGCGTGGTGCAGCAGGCCAACGCGGGTGCAATCGAGCTGGATGCATCCAAGCGTCAGGTCGATCATGTTCAAGTCCGTACCTTGGGCGGCACGGCATTCACGGTGCGCGCGCGCCGATTCGTGCTGGCCGCTGGCGGGCTGGAAACGGCGCGTCTGCTGCTGGCCAGCCCGGGCGCATCTGGCGCGGGCGTGGGCAACGCACATGACGTGGTGGGCCGCTATTACATGTGCCACTTGGCAGGCACCATCGGCACCTTGTCGTTTGCGGATCGCCAAGGCGTCTATCACGGCTACGAAGTATCGGACGAGGGCATTTATTGCCGTCGTCGTCTGGCCTTGCGACCGCAGGCCCAGGATCGTCTGGGCATCGGCAATTTCGTGGCGCGCCTGCACCATCCGCGTATCACTGACCCAGCGCATCACACCGGCATTCTGTCTTTGCTGTATTTGGCGAAAGCGGTGATCCCGTATGAATACGGCAAGCGGCTACACGGCGAAGAAAAGCTGGGTGGCGGTCAGTGGCTGGCCCACCTGCGCAACGTGCTGATCGACGCCCCGGCCACGGCGGTTTTCCTGACACACTGGCTGCGTTATCGAACACTGGCCGCGCGCAAGTTTCCGTCGGTGATCGTGTATCCCCGGCGACCGCGTTACAGCCTGGATTTCCATGCAGAACAAGAGCCTAATCCAGACAGCCGGGTCAGCCTGTCCGATACCCGCGATGAATTGGGCATGCGCCAACTGCACGTGGACTGGCGTTACACCCCGCGCGATGTGCACACAGTTCAGGCCTCGTTGGCCGCGCTGGCGCAGGCCCTGAAAAAATCCGGCGTCGGCAGCTTCGATTACGAGCCTGCCGAGGTCGAACACGAGATGACGCGTTACGGCGCGTATGGCGGACACCACATCGGCACCGCCCGCATGGGCACCGACCCCGCAAATAGTGTGGTCGACGCCAACTGCCGGCTGCATGAGCTTGATAATCTGTATGTCAGCGGCGCTGCCGCTTTCCCGACGTCCAGCCAGGCCAATCCGACCTTGACCATCGTGGCGATGGCGTTGCGGCTGGGCGACCATTTGAAGAGGTTTTCATGA
- a CDS encoding SLBB domain-containing protein, translated as MRSRFWKVVFGAVALWSAAVQAQSEWSPHPGRLAPASVVPSLVEGGAISVVGPGDTLYMTVFGQPELAAQVTVGAEGDITVPFLGPINASGQSPAAVGRRIAEGLEQKGYLRNPQVSIEVVKVRSRIASVLGEVERPGRYPLEGQISLLELLAMAGGPKVDAADTAVVMRRGVGDKPSTRIEVRVANRQSPGREIEDIVLQPGDVVYLVQVPRFYVYGEVNRAGAYPLNTELNVMRALSVAGGVTARGSERRIELRRTDPKTGEVHKSRAQATDQIQAGDVIYVDERLF; from the coding sequence GTGCGAAGCAGGTTCTGGAAAGTGGTGTTTGGGGCGGTTGCGCTGTGGTCTGCAGCGGTGCAGGCGCAGTCCGAGTGGTCTCCGCACCCCGGGCGTCTGGCCCCGGCATCTGTGGTGCCTTCGCTGGTCGAAGGCGGCGCGATCAGCGTCGTGGGTCCTGGCGACACCTTGTACATGACGGTGTTCGGCCAACCCGAACTGGCGGCGCAGGTCACCGTCGGTGCGGAAGGCGACATCACCGTGCCCTTCCTTGGGCCGATCAATGCCAGCGGGCAGTCGCCCGCAGCGGTTGGCCGTCGCATCGCCGAAGGTCTGGAGCAAAAAGGTTATCTGCGCAATCCTCAGGTCTCGATCGAGGTCGTGAAGGTGCGCAGCCGCATTGCGTCGGTGCTGGGCGAAGTCGAGCGGCCGGGTCGTTATCCACTTGAAGGCCAGATCAGCCTGCTGGAATTGCTGGCCATGGCGGGTGGCCCGAAGGTCGATGCCGCCGATACCGCCGTCGTCATGCGTCGGGGCGTGGGCGACAAGCCATCGACGCGTATTGAAGTGCGCGTGGCCAACCGCCAATCGCCCGGCCGCGAGATCGAAGACATCGTTTTGCAGCCTGGCGACGTGGTGTACTTGGTGCAGGTACCTCGCTTCTACGTGTATGGCGAGGTCAATCGCGCGGGCGCTTATCCGCTGAACACCGAGCTGAACGTGATGCGTGCCTTGTCGGTGGCGGGTGGTGTGACTGCCCGCGGGTCCGAGCGGCGCATTGAGTTGCGTCGCACCGATCCGAAGACGGGCGAAGTTCACAAGTCACGCGCGCAGGCAACTGACCAGATTCAGGCGGGCGACGTGATCTACGTCGACGAACGTCTGTTCTGA
- a CDS encoding FAD-binding oxidoreductase: MNAPAHPESLRREVPAALIDALLARFGDRASVAQAVRDHHGRDESPYPTMAPDAVVFAESTDDVVAVAKLCNEHHVPLIPFGAGSSLEGNFLAIEGGVSLDVSRMNAIVAIHPEDLTATVQAGVTRKQLNSEIRDTGLFFPIDPGADASLGGMAATRASGTNAVRYGTMRENVVALTVVTADGRVIRTTRRARKSSAGYDLTRLFVGSEGTLGIITEVTVRLYPQPEAVSAAVCNFNTVDDAVKSVIEAIQMGVPLARVELLDAMGVKAVNAYSKISLRETPILLFEFHGSPASVAEQAATVQEITKENGGMDFEWASQAEDRNRLWTARHNTYFATLQLRPGARSCTTDVCVPISRLAECIRETGADLATAGFISSIIGHVGDGNFHVQMLINPDDPAEWDLAESINRKLVTRALAMDGTCTGEHGVGLHKMQFMLDEHGEDGLGLMRQLKHTLDPNNIMNPGKIFSWA; encoded by the coding sequence ATGAACGCACCAGCACACCCAGAATCCTTGCGCCGCGAGGTTCCCGCAGCGCTTATCGACGCGCTGCTGGCGCGTTTCGGCGATCGTGCGTCGGTGGCTCAGGCTGTTCGCGATCACCACGGTCGTGACGAGTCCCCATACCCCACCATGGCCCCGGACGCCGTGGTGTTTGCCGAAAGCACGGACGATGTGGTGGCGGTCGCCAAGCTCTGTAACGAGCACCACGTGCCTTTGATCCCGTTCGGCGCCGGTTCTTCGCTCGAAGGCAACTTCCTGGCCATTGAAGGCGGTGTGTCGCTTGACGTGTCGCGCATGAACGCGATTGTGGCGATCCATCCCGAAGACCTGACCGCCACGGTGCAGGCCGGCGTGACCCGCAAGCAGCTGAACAGCGAAATCCGCGACACCGGCCTGTTCTTCCCGATCGATCCGGGGGCCGATGCCAGCCTGGGTGGCATGGCCGCCACGCGCGCATCCGGCACCAATGCCGTGCGTTACGGCACCATGCGTGAAAACGTGGTTGCCCTGACCGTGGTCACTGCGGACGGCCGCGTGATCCGCACCACGCGTCGTGCGCGCAAGTCCTCTGCCGGCTACGACCTGACGCGCCTGTTCGTGGGCAGCGAAGGTACGCTGGGCATCATCACCGAAGTCACCGTGCGCCTGTATCCGCAGCCCGAAGCCGTGTCGGCCGCCGTCTGCAACTTCAACACCGTGGACGACGCGGTGAAGTCGGTGATCGAAGCGATTCAGATGGGTGTGCCGCTGGCGCGCGTGGAATTGCTGGACGCCATGGGCGTGAAGGCGGTCAACGCCTACAGCAAGATCAGCTTGCGCGAAACGCCCATTTTGCTGTTTGAGTTCCACGGTTCGCCCGCCAGCGTGGCCGAGCAAGCCGCGACGGTTCAGGAAATCACCAAAGAAAACGGTGGCATGGACTTCGAGTGGGCCTCGCAGGCTGAAGACCGCAACCGCCTGTGGACTGCGCGTCACAACACCTATTTCGCCACGCTGCAACTGCGTCCGGGCGCACGTTCCTGCACCACCGATGTGTGCGTGCCGATCTCGCGTCTGGCTGAATGCATCCGTGAAACCGGTGCCGATCTTGCCACCGCAGGCTTCATTTCGTCGATCATCGGTCACGTGGGCGATGGCAACTTCCACGTGCAGATGCTGATCAACCCTGATGATCCGGCGGAATGGGATCTGGCCGAAAGCATCAACCGCAAGCTGGTGACGCGTGCCTTGGCCATGGATGGCACCTGCACCGGTGAACACGGCGTGGGTCTGCACAAGATGCAGTTCATGCTGGACGAGCACGGCGAAGACGGTCTGGGCCTGATGCGTCAGCTGAAACACACACTCGACCCCAACAACATCATGAACCCGGGCAAAATCTTCAGCTGGGCATGA
- a CDS encoding cob(I)yrinic acid a,c-diamide adenosyltransferase — translation MATRLSRIVTRTGDDGSTGLGDGSRTRKYAQRVAAMGDVDELNSTIGLLRTESLPAEIDQDLSVIQHDLFDLGGELSIPGHVMVLPTHVERLDARLAHYNADLPRLAEFILPGGVRSAALAHVARTICRRAERQVVALADEETVNVAARQYLNRLSDLLFVLARVLNRTQGGGDVLWQRRDKV, via the coding sequence ATGGCCACTCGCCTTTCCCGCATCGTGACCCGTACTGGCGACGATGGCAGCACCGGACTCGGCGACGGCAGTCGCACCCGCAAATACGCGCAGCGCGTCGCTGCCATGGGGGATGTCGATGAACTCAACAGCACCATCGGGCTGCTGCGTACCGAGTCGCTGCCCGCGGAAATCGATCAGGACTTGTCAGTCATCCAGCACGATCTGTTCGACCTGGGCGGTGAACTGAGCATTCCGGGTCATGTGATGGTGCTGCCCACCCACGTGGAACGGCTGGATGCGCGGCTTGCCCACTACAACGCCGACCTGCCCAGGCTGGCTGAATTCATTCTGCCCGGTGGCGTGCGCAGTGCGGCGCTGGCCCATGTGGCACGCACCATCTGCCGACGCGCAGAGCGCCAGGTGGTGGCGCTGGCAGACGAAGAAACCGTCAATGTGGCAGCGCGCCAATATCTCAACCGGCTGTCTGACCTGCTGTTCGTGCTGGCGCGGGTGTTGAACCGAACGCAAGGCGGCGGCGATGTGCTGTGGCAGCGTCGGGACAAGGTGTAA
- a CDS encoding IS1182 family transposase yields MLRAPIPHQHELEMVTLESLVPADHLLRKIAAAVDFEFIREKVAHLYSMNNGRPALDPVVMFKLLFIGYLFGVRSERQLMREVQVNVAYRWFIGFRLTDKVPDASTFSQNRRRRYTDTSVYQEIFDEIVRQAIGRGMVDGRVLYTDSTHLKANASKKKFDVVTVAQTPSAYLAELDAAVDADRALHGKRPLKRDSGDDDAGGSAAQTKDVKISRTDPDSGFMVRDDKPVGFFYLDHRTVDAKFAIITDTHVTSGSVHDSQPYLARLDRQRERFGFGVRKVGLDAGYYTPMICHGLHARDIQGVMGYRTPNHKPGLFYKRQYTFNRYRNEYVCPAGQRLPYSTTNRAGYREYKSDPTQCQQCEVRSQCTNSQSAIKVVVRHVWERDKELVDARRHTDWGKKIYARRKETVERSFADAKQLHGHRYARMRGLRKVAEQCLLAAAAQNIKKIALVLARLLLRLQWSISAPVAPWWRALTARADGWLDSWLSAQPAALAA; encoded by the coding sequence ATGTTAAGAGCACCGATCCCCCACCAGCACGAGCTGGAGATGGTGACGCTGGAGTCGTTGGTTCCGGCCGATCACCTGTTGCGCAAGATCGCGGCAGCGGTCGATTTTGAGTTCATCCGAGAGAAGGTTGCGCACCTGTACAGCATGAACAACGGCCGTCCGGCGCTGGATCCGGTGGTGATGTTCAAGCTGCTGTTCATTGGCTACCTGTTTGGGGTGCGCAGTGAACGGCAGTTGATGCGCGAGGTGCAGGTGAACGTGGCGTATCGGTGGTTCATCGGTTTCCGGCTGACCGACAAGGTGCCCGATGCATCGACGTTCTCGCAGAACCGCAGGCGACGCTATACGGACACCTCGGTGTACCAGGAGATTTTTGACGAGATCGTGCGTCAGGCGATCGGGCGGGGGATGGTGGATGGCCGGGTGCTGTACACGGACAGCACTCACTTGAAGGCCAACGCCAGCAAGAAGAAATTCGACGTGGTGACGGTCGCACAAACACCCTCGGCATACTTGGCTGAGCTGGATGCGGCGGTCGATGCGGATCGGGCGCTACATGGCAAGCGGCCGCTCAAGCGTGACAGCGGCGACGATGATGCGGGCGGCAGCGCTGCCCAGACCAAGGACGTCAAGATCAGTCGTACAGATCCGGACAGCGGGTTCATGGTGCGTGACGACAAGCCGGTGGGGTTCTTCTACCTGGACCATCGCACGGTCGATGCGAAGTTCGCGATCATCACCGACACACACGTGACGTCAGGCTCGGTGCACGACAGCCAACCTTACTTGGCGAGGCTGGATCGGCAGCGCGAGCGCTTCGGCTTCGGTGTGCGCAAGGTAGGCCTGGACGCGGGGTACTACACGCCGATGATCTGCCACGGGCTGCATGCGCGCGATATCCAAGGAGTAATGGGCTACCGCACGCCGAACCACAAGCCTGGGCTGTTCTACAAACGACAGTACACGTTCAACCGCTACCGCAACGAATATGTCTGCCCGGCTGGGCAGCGGCTGCCGTACAGCACCACCAATCGGGCGGGCTACCGCGAATACAAGTCAGACCCGACGCAATGCCAGCAGTGCGAGGTACGCAGCCAGTGCACCAACAGCCAGAGCGCGATCAAGGTGGTCGTGCGCCACGTGTGGGAACGCGACAAGGAACTGGTTGACGCACGCCGCCACACGGACTGGGGTAAGAAGATATACGCCCGTCGCAAGGAAACTGTGGAGCGCAGCTTCGCCGATGCCAAGCAACTGCATGGGCACCGCTACGCGCGCATGCGCGGGCTGCGCAAGGTCGCCGAGCAATGCTTGCTGGCGGCGGCGGCGCAGAACATCAAGAAGATCGCCCTGGTGCTTGCGCGCCTTTTATTGCGCCTGCAGTGGTCGATATCGGCCCCTGTTGCGCCCTGGTGGCGCGCCCTGACCGCCCGTGCCGACGGATGGCTCGATAGCTGGCTGTCTGCACAACCCGCCGCGCTCGCTGCTTGA